The proteins below come from a single Bombus pyrosoma isolate SC7728 linkage group LG10, ASM1482585v1, whole genome shotgun sequence genomic window:
- the LOC122572119 gene encoding integrator complex subunit 6 isoform X2, which yields MTIIVFLIDTSASMNQRAYLGGRPTLLDVAKSAVETFVKVRQRSPESRGDRYMLLTFEDPPQNIKAGWKENLATFMNELKNLQCVGLTTLGAALKHALDVLNINRMQTGIDTYGQGRCPFYLEPSVIVVITDGGKYTTNSGVNQDFTLPMHSPIPGSELTKEPFRWDQRLFSLVLRLSGTPAVERDTGLVASDSSPIDAMCEVTGGRSYCITSFRMMMQCIDSLVQKVQSGVVINFEKIGPDPPPLNNETQHADDDENEDENNTMNGTRTYLPNPTVPGNTAWHSCRRLIYVPRSAQKGFAVGFWPIPESFWPDLSASSLPARSAHPNVKFTCTSQEPMVIENLPFDKYELEPSPLTQYILARKQPTICWQVFVANSYKSSEVGHPFGYLKASTNLTCVNLFVMPYNYPVLLPLLEELFKVHRLKPTNEWRTQFQNYMRTMPTYYAASLRRALTRMGAPTPLAQTLIPDNMDNSLSYSVLNYLKRLKNQAKIEFDRLCNEVLSKQLATANMTKNLVNGSTTVTEGVRVIPRTPLKKDLVSHPLLQDKFTGLRDQLNEFGGFVVGLVRNQQRGAHSYRNAFDVPRKSLLDQVVRMRANFLQPGLLHTKLLDDDYVHSMPLAQMGNYQEYLKRMTPPLREIESAPVRQHMFGNPFKIDKRMMVDEADIDMVGATSSTSKGGLKRSLPTSDGGGSLASKPPPNKRKPGPIPKDVVVRRPSYTPTNTPPSSPVPWVDDTKNQVTPTADSNQVSSNITNSTPSVSNAPCINSPEKLVNGLAEMPTIPVFEPIPVEHTNNHMDAPPTLTPVVNNVDTPKSEVKTEKTENVKNECNNLPLNDCVENSVKVENSVDERLSNHVEEKRESKVEKDKVLTKKELEDIRRHNLSVRELVYKEVRRRGTNYETLFSHLHQIQGTLDIRLAFLRDIVKESLRFKRRNLASLLEDHLKNLQEDNWTVNHKVNHNGATKIS from the exons ATGACCATAATAGTCTTTTTGATCGACACGTCGGCCTCCATGAATCAGAGGGCATATTTGGGCGGGCGACCCACGCTTTTGGATGTAGCCAAGAGCGCCGTGGAGACTTTCGTGAAG GTGAGACAAAGATCACCAGAGAGTCGTGGAGATCGTTACATGCTCCTGACCTTCGAAGATCCGCCCCAGAATATCAAG gCTGGATGGAAGGAAAATTTAGCAACTTTTATGAACGAgcttaaaaatttacaatgtgTTGGGCTAACAACACTAGGTGCTGCTTTGAAACATGCTTTAGATGTTTTAAACATAAATCGTATGCAAACTGGCATAGATACATATGGACAGGGAAGATGTCCCTTTTATTTGGAACCATCAGTAATTGTTGTGATTACAGATGGAGGAAAATATACGACTAATAGTGGAGTTAATCAAGAT TTTACACTACCGATGCACTCTCCTATACCTGGATCTGAACTAACCAAGGAGCCATTTAGATGGGATcaaagattattttctttggtACTTCGTTTATCTGGAACTCCGGCTGTCGAGAGGGATACAGGTTTAGTGGCAAGTGATTCATCTCCTATAGATGCTATGTGTGAAGTTACTGGAG GTCGTTCATATTGTATAACATCTTTTAGAATGATGATGCAATGTATAGACTCTTTGGTACAAAAGGTTCAGTCTGGTGtggtaataaatttcgaaaaaattggACCAGATCCTCCACctttaaataatgaaacacaACATGCAGACGATGATGAAAATGaggatgaaaataatacaatgaatggaACACGGACGTATCTTCCTAATCCAACAGTACCAGGAAACACAGCATGGCATTCTTGTAGAAGACTGATTTATGTCCCAAGATCTGCTCAGAAAGGCTTTGCTGTGGGATTCTGGCCGATACCTGAAAGTTTCTGGCCTGATTTAAGTGCTAGTTCTTTGCCGGCTAGATCGGCACATCcgaatgtaaaatttacttgCACCAGTCAAGAGCCTATGGTGATAGAAAATCTTCCATTCGATAAATATGAATTAGAACCAAGTCCGTTGACGCAGTACATATTAGCCAGAAAACAACCGACAATTTGTTGGCAAGTTTTTGTGGCGAATTCTTATAAATCAAGTGAAGTGGGTCATCCATTTGGATATTTAAAAGCAAGCACTAATTTAACGTGcgtaaatttatttgtcatGCCTTACAACTATCCAGTACTTTTGCCTTTATTGGAAGAACTGTTTAAAGTGCATAGATTGAAACCAACGAATGAATGGCGAacacaatttcaaaattacatgAGAACAATGCCTACTTATTATGCAGCA TCCCTCAGGAGAGCTTTAACTAGAATGGGTGCACCTACACCATTAGCTCAAACATTAATACCTGATAATATGGATAATTCGTTATCCTATAGCgtcttaaattatttaaaacggTTAAAAAATCAAGctaaaattgaatttgacAGACTATGTAATGAAGTTCTTTCCAAACAACTTGCTACTGCCAATATGACAAAAAATTTAGTGAATGGTAGTACAACAGTAACAGAAGGTGTGAGAGTTATTCCTAGGACtcctttaaaaaaagatttg GTGTCACATCCATTATTACAAGATAAATTTACCGGATTGAGGGATCAATTAAATGAATTCGGTGGTTTTGTAGTCGGATTAGTTAGAAATCAGCAACGTGGTGCGCATAGTTATAGGAACGCATTTGACGTTCCACGAAAATCTTTGTTAGATCAAGTTGTTAGAATGCGAGCCAACTTCCTGCAACCTGGATTGCTGCATACAAAATTACTTGATGATGATTACGTTCACTCAATGCCCCTAGCACAAATGGGAAATTATcaagaatatttgaaacgtaTGACTCCACCATTGAGAGAAATAGAAAGTGCTCCAGTTAGACAACATATGTTTG GTAATCCATTcaaaatagataaaagaatGATGGTCGACGAAGCGGATATTGATATGGTTGGTGCAACATCTTCAACTTCCAAGGGCGGTCTTAAACGTAGCTTGCCTACATCGGATGGAGGAGGGTCGCTTGCGTCGAAACCACCGCCAAATAAACGAAAACCGGGTCCAATTCCTAAAGATGTAGTCGTACGGAGACCGTCGTATACGCCTACGAATACTCCACCGAGTTCGCCAGTACCATGGGTTGACGATACGAAAAATCAAGTGACCCCAACTGCCGACTCGAATCAAGTTTCatcaaatataacaaattctaCACCTAGTGTATCAAATGCGCCGTGTATTAATTCGCCGGAGAAATTAGTAAATGGCCTTGCAGAAATGCCAACAATACCAGTTTTTGAACCAATTCCAGTGGAACATACTAACAATCACATGGATGCTCCACCAACTTTAACACCGGTAGTTAATAATGTTGATACACCTAAGAGCGAAGTAAAAACCgaaaaaacggaaaatgttaaGAATGAGTGTAACAATCTACCTCTTAATGATTGTGTTGAAAATAGTgtgaaagttgaaaattcGGTTGATGAACGATTGTCTAATCATGTCGAAGAAAAACGTGAGTCCAAAGTAGAAAAAGACAAAGTTTTGACGAAAAAAGAATTGGAAGATATTAGAAGACATAATTTGTCCGTTCGAGAACTTGTATATAAGGAAGTGCGAAGAAGAGGTACAA ATTATGAAACACTATTTTCACATTTACACCAAATTCAAGGGACTCTAGATATACGACTTGCATTTTTGCGAGATATTGTGAAAGAATCATTACGATTTAAAAGACGTAATTTGGCATCATTACTAGAAGatcatttgaaaaatctaCAAGAAGATAACTGGACTGTAAACCATAAGGTGAATCACAATGGTGCCACAAAAATAAGTTAA
- the LOC122572119 gene encoding integrator complex subunit 6 isoform X1, whose amino-acid sequence MRFIHTVIEMKVYLEGEQPIEINSTKSRGLRRSVTTSKIKLLSTETNETPREKVRQRSPESRGDRYMLLTFEDPPQNIKAGWKENLATFMNELKNLQCVGLTTLGAALKHALDVLNINRMQTGIDTYGQGRCPFYLEPSVIVVITDGGKYTTNSGVNQDFTLPMHSPIPGSELTKEPFRWDQRLFSLVLRLSGTPAVERDTGLVASDSSPIDAMCEVTGGRSYCITSFRMMMQCIDSLVQKVQSGVVINFEKIGPDPPPLNNETQHADDDENEDENNTMNGTRTYLPNPTVPGNTAWHSCRRLIYVPRSAQKGFAVGFWPIPESFWPDLSASSLPARSAHPNVKFTCTSQEPMVIENLPFDKYELEPSPLTQYILARKQPTICWQVFVANSYKSSEVGHPFGYLKASTNLTCVNLFVMPYNYPVLLPLLEELFKVHRLKPTNEWRTQFQNYMRTMPTYYAASLRRALTRMGAPTPLAQTLIPDNMDNSLSYSVLNYLKRLKNQAKIEFDRLCNEVLSKQLATANMTKNLVNGSTTVTEGVRVIPRTPLKKDLVSHPLLQDKFTGLRDQLNEFGGFVVGLVRNQQRGAHSYRNAFDVPRKSLLDQVVRMRANFLQPGLLHTKLLDDDYVHSMPLAQMGNYQEYLKRMTPPLREIESAPVRQHMFGNPFKIDKRMMVDEADIDMVGATSSTSKGGLKRSLPTSDGGGSLASKPPPNKRKPGPIPKDVVVRRPSYTPTNTPPSSPVPWVDDTKNQVTPTADSNQVSSNITNSTPSVSNAPCINSPEKLVNGLAEMPTIPVFEPIPVEHTNNHMDAPPTLTPVVNNVDTPKSEVKTEKTENVKNECNNLPLNDCVENSVKVENSVDERLSNHVEEKRESKVEKDKVLTKKELEDIRRHNLSVRELVYKEVRRRGTNYETLFSHLHQIQGTLDIRLAFLRDIVKESLRFKRRNLASLLEDHLKNLQEDNWTVNHKVNHNGATKIS is encoded by the exons ATGCGTTTCATACATACAGTGATAGAGATGAAAGTTTACTTGGAGGGAGAACAGCCAATAGAAATAAACTCCACGAAATCACGTGGTTTGCGACGCAGTGTAACCACGAGCAAGATAAAGCTACTGTCAACAGAGACGAATGAAACACCGAGAGAGAAG GTGAGACAAAGATCACCAGAGAGTCGTGGAGATCGTTACATGCTCCTGACCTTCGAAGATCCGCCCCAGAATATCAAG gCTGGATGGAAGGAAAATTTAGCAACTTTTATGAACGAgcttaaaaatttacaatgtgTTGGGCTAACAACACTAGGTGCTGCTTTGAAACATGCTTTAGATGTTTTAAACATAAATCGTATGCAAACTGGCATAGATACATATGGACAGGGAAGATGTCCCTTTTATTTGGAACCATCAGTAATTGTTGTGATTACAGATGGAGGAAAATATACGACTAATAGTGGAGTTAATCAAGAT TTTACACTACCGATGCACTCTCCTATACCTGGATCTGAACTAACCAAGGAGCCATTTAGATGGGATcaaagattattttctttggtACTTCGTTTATCTGGAACTCCGGCTGTCGAGAGGGATACAGGTTTAGTGGCAAGTGATTCATCTCCTATAGATGCTATGTGTGAAGTTACTGGAG GTCGTTCATATTGTATAACATCTTTTAGAATGATGATGCAATGTATAGACTCTTTGGTACAAAAGGTTCAGTCTGGTGtggtaataaatttcgaaaaaattggACCAGATCCTCCACctttaaataatgaaacacaACATGCAGACGATGATGAAAATGaggatgaaaataatacaatgaatggaACACGGACGTATCTTCCTAATCCAACAGTACCAGGAAACACAGCATGGCATTCTTGTAGAAGACTGATTTATGTCCCAAGATCTGCTCAGAAAGGCTTTGCTGTGGGATTCTGGCCGATACCTGAAAGTTTCTGGCCTGATTTAAGTGCTAGTTCTTTGCCGGCTAGATCGGCACATCcgaatgtaaaatttacttgCACCAGTCAAGAGCCTATGGTGATAGAAAATCTTCCATTCGATAAATATGAATTAGAACCAAGTCCGTTGACGCAGTACATATTAGCCAGAAAACAACCGACAATTTGTTGGCAAGTTTTTGTGGCGAATTCTTATAAATCAAGTGAAGTGGGTCATCCATTTGGATATTTAAAAGCAAGCACTAATTTAACGTGcgtaaatttatttgtcatGCCTTACAACTATCCAGTACTTTTGCCTTTATTGGAAGAACTGTTTAAAGTGCATAGATTGAAACCAACGAATGAATGGCGAacacaatttcaaaattacatgAGAACAATGCCTACTTATTATGCAGCA TCCCTCAGGAGAGCTTTAACTAGAATGGGTGCACCTACACCATTAGCTCAAACATTAATACCTGATAATATGGATAATTCGTTATCCTATAGCgtcttaaattatttaaaacggTTAAAAAATCAAGctaaaattgaatttgacAGACTATGTAATGAAGTTCTTTCCAAACAACTTGCTACTGCCAATATGACAAAAAATTTAGTGAATGGTAGTACAACAGTAACAGAAGGTGTGAGAGTTATTCCTAGGACtcctttaaaaaaagatttg GTGTCACATCCATTATTACAAGATAAATTTACCGGATTGAGGGATCAATTAAATGAATTCGGTGGTTTTGTAGTCGGATTAGTTAGAAATCAGCAACGTGGTGCGCATAGTTATAGGAACGCATTTGACGTTCCACGAAAATCTTTGTTAGATCAAGTTGTTAGAATGCGAGCCAACTTCCTGCAACCTGGATTGCTGCATACAAAATTACTTGATGATGATTACGTTCACTCAATGCCCCTAGCACAAATGGGAAATTATcaagaatatttgaaacgtaTGACTCCACCATTGAGAGAAATAGAAAGTGCTCCAGTTAGACAACATATGTTTG GTAATCCATTcaaaatagataaaagaatGATGGTCGACGAAGCGGATATTGATATGGTTGGTGCAACATCTTCAACTTCCAAGGGCGGTCTTAAACGTAGCTTGCCTACATCGGATGGAGGAGGGTCGCTTGCGTCGAAACCACCGCCAAATAAACGAAAACCGGGTCCAATTCCTAAAGATGTAGTCGTACGGAGACCGTCGTATACGCCTACGAATACTCCACCGAGTTCGCCAGTACCATGGGTTGACGATACGAAAAATCAAGTGACCCCAACTGCCGACTCGAATCAAGTTTCatcaaatataacaaattctaCACCTAGTGTATCAAATGCGCCGTGTATTAATTCGCCGGAGAAATTAGTAAATGGCCTTGCAGAAATGCCAACAATACCAGTTTTTGAACCAATTCCAGTGGAACATACTAACAATCACATGGATGCTCCACCAACTTTAACACCGGTAGTTAATAATGTTGATACACCTAAGAGCGAAGTAAAAACCgaaaaaacggaaaatgttaaGAATGAGTGTAACAATCTACCTCTTAATGATTGTGTTGAAAATAGTgtgaaagttgaaaattcGGTTGATGAACGATTGTCTAATCATGTCGAAGAAAAACGTGAGTCCAAAGTAGAAAAAGACAAAGTTTTGACGAAAAAAGAATTGGAAGATATTAGAAGACATAATTTGTCCGTTCGAGAACTTGTATATAAGGAAGTGCGAAGAAGAGGTACAA ATTATGAAACACTATTTTCACATTTACACCAAATTCAAGGGACTCTAGATATACGACTTGCATTTTTGCGAGATATTGTGAAAGAATCATTACGATTTAAAAGACGTAATTTGGCATCATTACTAGAAGatcatttgaaaaatctaCAAGAAGATAACTGGACTGTAAACCATAAGGTGAATCACAATGGTGCCACAAAAATAAGTTAA
- the LOC122572119 gene encoding integrator complex subunit 6 isoform X3 has product MLLTFEDPPQNIKAGWKENLATFMNELKNLQCVGLTTLGAALKHALDVLNINRMQTGIDTYGQGRCPFYLEPSVIVVITDGGKYTTNSGVNQDFTLPMHSPIPGSELTKEPFRWDQRLFSLVLRLSGTPAVERDTGLVASDSSPIDAMCEVTGGRSYCITSFRMMMQCIDSLVQKVQSGVVINFEKIGPDPPPLNNETQHADDDENEDENNTMNGTRTYLPNPTVPGNTAWHSCRRLIYVPRSAQKGFAVGFWPIPESFWPDLSASSLPARSAHPNVKFTCTSQEPMVIENLPFDKYELEPSPLTQYILARKQPTICWQVFVANSYKSSEVGHPFGYLKASTNLTCVNLFVMPYNYPVLLPLLEELFKVHRLKPTNEWRTQFQNYMRTMPTYYAASLRRALTRMGAPTPLAQTLIPDNMDNSLSYSVLNYLKRLKNQAKIEFDRLCNEVLSKQLATANMTKNLVNGSTTVTEGVRVIPRTPLKKDLVSHPLLQDKFTGLRDQLNEFGGFVVGLVRNQQRGAHSYRNAFDVPRKSLLDQVVRMRANFLQPGLLHTKLLDDDYVHSMPLAQMGNYQEYLKRMTPPLREIESAPVRQHMFGNPFKIDKRMMVDEADIDMVGATSSTSKGGLKRSLPTSDGGGSLASKPPPNKRKPGPIPKDVVVRRPSYTPTNTPPSSPVPWVDDTKNQVTPTADSNQVSSNITNSTPSVSNAPCINSPEKLVNGLAEMPTIPVFEPIPVEHTNNHMDAPPTLTPVVNNVDTPKSEVKTEKTENVKNECNNLPLNDCVENSVKVENSVDERLSNHVEEKRESKVEKDKVLTKKELEDIRRHNLSVRELVYKEVRRRGTNYETLFSHLHQIQGTLDIRLAFLRDIVKESLRFKRRNLASLLEDHLKNLQEDNWTVNHKVNHNGATKIS; this is encoded by the exons ATGCTCCTGACCTTCGAAGATCCGCCCCAGAATATCAAG gCTGGATGGAAGGAAAATTTAGCAACTTTTATGAACGAgcttaaaaatttacaatgtgTTGGGCTAACAACACTAGGTGCTGCTTTGAAACATGCTTTAGATGTTTTAAACATAAATCGTATGCAAACTGGCATAGATACATATGGACAGGGAAGATGTCCCTTTTATTTGGAACCATCAGTAATTGTTGTGATTACAGATGGAGGAAAATATACGACTAATAGTGGAGTTAATCAAGAT TTTACACTACCGATGCACTCTCCTATACCTGGATCTGAACTAACCAAGGAGCCATTTAGATGGGATcaaagattattttctttggtACTTCGTTTATCTGGAACTCCGGCTGTCGAGAGGGATACAGGTTTAGTGGCAAGTGATTCATCTCCTATAGATGCTATGTGTGAAGTTACTGGAG GTCGTTCATATTGTATAACATCTTTTAGAATGATGATGCAATGTATAGACTCTTTGGTACAAAAGGTTCAGTCTGGTGtggtaataaatttcgaaaaaattggACCAGATCCTCCACctttaaataatgaaacacaACATGCAGACGATGATGAAAATGaggatgaaaataatacaatgaatggaACACGGACGTATCTTCCTAATCCAACAGTACCAGGAAACACAGCATGGCATTCTTGTAGAAGACTGATTTATGTCCCAAGATCTGCTCAGAAAGGCTTTGCTGTGGGATTCTGGCCGATACCTGAAAGTTTCTGGCCTGATTTAAGTGCTAGTTCTTTGCCGGCTAGATCGGCACATCcgaatgtaaaatttacttgCACCAGTCAAGAGCCTATGGTGATAGAAAATCTTCCATTCGATAAATATGAATTAGAACCAAGTCCGTTGACGCAGTACATATTAGCCAGAAAACAACCGACAATTTGTTGGCAAGTTTTTGTGGCGAATTCTTATAAATCAAGTGAAGTGGGTCATCCATTTGGATATTTAAAAGCAAGCACTAATTTAACGTGcgtaaatttatttgtcatGCCTTACAACTATCCAGTACTTTTGCCTTTATTGGAAGAACTGTTTAAAGTGCATAGATTGAAACCAACGAATGAATGGCGAacacaatttcaaaattacatgAGAACAATGCCTACTTATTATGCAGCA TCCCTCAGGAGAGCTTTAACTAGAATGGGTGCACCTACACCATTAGCTCAAACATTAATACCTGATAATATGGATAATTCGTTATCCTATAGCgtcttaaattatttaaaacggTTAAAAAATCAAGctaaaattgaatttgacAGACTATGTAATGAAGTTCTTTCCAAACAACTTGCTACTGCCAATATGACAAAAAATTTAGTGAATGGTAGTACAACAGTAACAGAAGGTGTGAGAGTTATTCCTAGGACtcctttaaaaaaagatttg GTGTCACATCCATTATTACAAGATAAATTTACCGGATTGAGGGATCAATTAAATGAATTCGGTGGTTTTGTAGTCGGATTAGTTAGAAATCAGCAACGTGGTGCGCATAGTTATAGGAACGCATTTGACGTTCCACGAAAATCTTTGTTAGATCAAGTTGTTAGAATGCGAGCCAACTTCCTGCAACCTGGATTGCTGCATACAAAATTACTTGATGATGATTACGTTCACTCAATGCCCCTAGCACAAATGGGAAATTATcaagaatatttgaaacgtaTGACTCCACCATTGAGAGAAATAGAAAGTGCTCCAGTTAGACAACATATGTTTG GTAATCCATTcaaaatagataaaagaatGATGGTCGACGAAGCGGATATTGATATGGTTGGTGCAACATCTTCAACTTCCAAGGGCGGTCTTAAACGTAGCTTGCCTACATCGGATGGAGGAGGGTCGCTTGCGTCGAAACCACCGCCAAATAAACGAAAACCGGGTCCAATTCCTAAAGATGTAGTCGTACGGAGACCGTCGTATACGCCTACGAATACTCCACCGAGTTCGCCAGTACCATGGGTTGACGATACGAAAAATCAAGTGACCCCAACTGCCGACTCGAATCAAGTTTCatcaaatataacaaattctaCACCTAGTGTATCAAATGCGCCGTGTATTAATTCGCCGGAGAAATTAGTAAATGGCCTTGCAGAAATGCCAACAATACCAGTTTTTGAACCAATTCCAGTGGAACATACTAACAATCACATGGATGCTCCACCAACTTTAACACCGGTAGTTAATAATGTTGATACACCTAAGAGCGAAGTAAAAACCgaaaaaacggaaaatgttaaGAATGAGTGTAACAATCTACCTCTTAATGATTGTGTTGAAAATAGTgtgaaagttgaaaattcGGTTGATGAACGATTGTCTAATCATGTCGAAGAAAAACGTGAGTCCAAAGTAGAAAAAGACAAAGTTTTGACGAAAAAAGAATTGGAAGATATTAGAAGACATAATTTGTCCGTTCGAGAACTTGTATATAAGGAAGTGCGAAGAAGAGGTACAA ATTATGAAACACTATTTTCACATTTACACCAAATTCAAGGGACTCTAGATATACGACTTGCATTTTTGCGAGATATTGTGAAAGAATCATTACGATTTAAAAGACGTAATTTGGCATCATTACTAGAAGatcatttgaaaaatctaCAAGAAGATAACTGGACTGTAAACCATAAGGTGAATCACAATGGTGCCACAAAAATAAGTTAA